A single region of the Rhizobium grahamii genome encodes:
- a CDS encoding tetratricopeptide repeat protein, with the protein MGAEIDDRRQDVDCAEAKEALGRLLADKRFKTAERQKAILSYLVERRFDHEDVKAYVIAVDVLGRPSSFDSAIDPIVRIEISRLRSSLESFYAAFGDDHDIWINIKKGKYLACFTRRADRFAESEDVQNEADSSTNTRTATQDAAPGKLRWKMVALYAIASALLLAICIHSYASAITISQKPTVYVSAEAANPLNAGEASQMRDGLLTALTQFQTLTVAQPAYKSARTRKGDRQYSIQLKYYGDADDRSVLWQVIETASGQLLTSGLEKVETSGKSPATVRDEIVAVLAKRIGSSRGVINSIELKTDPGSLGNGCVIQAEYALDVHGDLDTAVDCLQRTVQRLPGDADAKAVLARVLLAPAGRTTAPDIANHALDLAQDAVARAPLSDRAHIALMAAQAAKGRLEAAIEAGNRAITLNPNNPDASAALGALLYSAGYRSAGLSMAKDASKDTDAVPRCAMIVLALDAFRDARYSEALLWTEQVNGSSPLTKVIRAATLGELDSAQASNSLSDGDVNSTFFKKTVDAAGLQPEVVSMLERGLTKAGADFGPVRSISR; encoded by the coding sequence ATGGGTGCTGAGATTGACGATAGGCGGCAGGATGTAGACTGCGCCGAGGCAAAGGAGGCGCTGGGGCGACTTCTTGCGGATAAACGATTCAAAACCGCCGAACGCCAGAAAGCCATCCTTTCTTACCTTGTGGAGCGGCGCTTCGATCATGAAGACGTCAAGGCCTATGTCATCGCGGTCGACGTCCTGGGGCGCCCGAGCAGTTTTGACTCGGCGATCGACCCAATCGTCCGCATCGAGATCAGTCGTCTGAGATCGTCGCTAGAGTCCTTCTACGCCGCATTCGGCGACGACCACGACATCTGGATCAACATCAAAAAGGGAAAATACCTTGCCTGCTTCACGCGCAGAGCCGATCGCTTTGCGGAAAGCGAGGATGTCCAAAACGAAGCCGATAGTTCGACCAACACGAGGACGGCTACGCAGGACGCTGCTCCCGGTAAGCTGCGGTGGAAGATGGTGGCGCTATACGCGATCGCCTCGGCCCTGCTCTTGGCCATCTGTATCCACAGCTACGCAAGCGCGATCACCATCTCTCAAAAGCCGACCGTATACGTCTCCGCAGAGGCCGCCAATCCGCTAAACGCGGGAGAGGCAAGCCAGATGCGTGACGGCCTGTTGACCGCGTTGACTCAATTTCAGACGCTGACAGTCGCTCAGCCAGCTTACAAATCTGCCCGGACAAGGAAGGGCGATCGACAATACTCCATACAACTCAAATACTACGGGGACGCGGATGATCGCAGCGTGTTGTGGCAGGTGATCGAAACTGCTTCCGGGCAGTTACTTACGTCCGGGCTCGAAAAGGTCGAAACCTCAGGCAAGAGCCCTGCTACCGTGCGTGATGAGATTGTCGCCGTGCTCGCCAAGCGCATTGGCTCCAGCCGAGGCGTGATCAACTCCATCGAGCTGAAAACAGATCCCGGTTCCCTTGGCAACGGATGCGTCATCCAAGCGGAATATGCGCTCGACGTCCATGGCGATCTCGATACGGCTGTGGACTGCCTTCAGCGTACCGTGCAACGCCTTCCTGGAGATGCCGACGCCAAAGCGGTTCTTGCACGCGTCCTGCTTGCGCCCGCGGGACGGACTACAGCGCCGGACATTGCCAACCATGCGCTCGATCTTGCCCAGGATGCAGTCGCCAGAGCGCCCCTTTCCGATCGCGCTCACATTGCGTTGATGGCGGCTCAAGCTGCCAAGGGTCGGCTGGAAGCTGCAATCGAAGCCGGCAACAGGGCAATTACGCTTAACCCCAACAATCCGGATGCGTCGGCTGCCTTGGGAGCCCTTCTGTACTCGGCCGGTTACAGGTCAGCGGGATTGTCGATGGCAAAAGATGCAAGCAAGGATACCGACGCCGTTCCGCGCTGCGCTATGATCGTGCTGGCACTGGACGCTTTTCGTGATGCGCGCTACTCCGAAGCTCTCCTTTGGACCGAGCAGGTGAACGGTAGCAGCCCGCTAACGAAAGTTATCCGTGCGGCTACGCTTGGGGAGCTGGATTCGGCTCAGGCGAGTAACAGTCTCAGCGATGGGGACGTCAACTCGACGTTTTTCAAGAAGACAGTGGATGCGGCCGGTCTTCAGCCCGAGGTGGTGTCCATGCTGGAGCGGGGCTTGACCAAAGCAGGAGCGGATTTTGGGCCGGTGAGGAGTATTTCGCGCTAA
- a CDS encoding transporter, with translation MMTRLHVFVSLSILSFAPLASAQDADLAKKLSNPIASLISVPFQFNYDSGYGPADGHKAVLNIQPVIPFELNDDWNVISRTIVPVTWQDDIAGDSGTQFGLGDTLQSFFFSPKEPAPGGIIWGAGPAILIPTATEPLLGGEKLGLGPTGVILKQDGPWTYGALANHIWSVAGDGGRSDISSTFLQPFISYTTQDAWTFALNTESTYDWESNQWSVPINFSVSKLVTFDKQPVSFQVGARYWADSPDSGPQGWGVRAGITFLFPK, from the coding sequence ATGATGACACGGTTGCATGTCTTCGTATCGCTGAGCATCCTTTCATTCGCGCCACTGGCTTCGGCTCAGGACGCAGATCTTGCCAAGAAGCTCTCAAATCCCATCGCGTCGCTGATCAGCGTCCCGTTCCAGTTCAACTACGATAGTGGGTACGGTCCAGCCGACGGTCACAAGGCGGTTCTGAATATCCAGCCTGTCATCCCGTTCGAGCTCAACGACGACTGGAATGTTATCTCCCGAACGATCGTACCGGTCACGTGGCAGGACGATATCGCTGGAGACAGCGGGACGCAATTCGGCCTCGGCGATACGCTTCAGAGCTTCTTCTTCTCGCCCAAAGAGCCCGCACCCGGCGGCATCATCTGGGGTGCAGGTCCTGCTATCTTGATTCCCACGGCGACCGAGCCATTGCTCGGCGGCGAAAAGCTGGGGTTGGGGCCGACAGGGGTCATCCTCAAGCAAGATGGCCCTTGGACCTATGGCGCGCTCGCCAATCATATCTGGTCCGTGGCCGGTGACGGAGGTCGTTCGGACATAAGTTCGACGTTCCTCCAGCCGTTCATTTCCTATACCACGCAAGACGCCTGGACCTTCGCGCTGAACACTGAAAGCACCTACGATTGGGAAAGCAATCAGTGGAGTGTCCCGATCAATTTCTCGGTCTCCAAGCTTGTAACTTTCGACAAGCAGCCCGTCAGCTTCCAGGTCGGTGCCCGCTATTGGGCTGACTCACCGGATAGCGGTCCGCAAGGCTGGGGCGTTCGCGCCGGAATTACATTCCTCTTCCCGAAGTGA
- a CDS encoding DUF3300 domain-containing protein, protein MALCSLGDPKRWAILVLASTFLTVGSGALHSQEQTSPSASTVPTPTSAPASATDGLSDEDMQVLVARIALYPDELVALITSASLYPLQIVEASRFLEQVKGNAALKPKDDWDGSVVSLLNYPDVVKMMGDDLDWTQQLGDAVADQQKDLLIAIQTLRDKAVADGIIKTDDKVKVVQQNDNVVIQAANPEKIYVPQYEPQMLYDDAYAAAPIGYYPDPYPNYYYPTATYFAGFVTGAIFGAVVDWDRWGVWGGRFDGNDIDIDCDHCFNRFDRNDKVNFNDVDWKNVDRSKIKFDHNQFANIDKTNIRNRLEAGGNNDIRTKAKSVKAKAAGAGHARITPSAIKDVRANKIAGGGADLRDRVANRPAGDRRGEIGDRGGRDIGHHAMADKLDARPHRPSGLGEVRSRSAANLHSRRGGGAMGGGHHASRPEFAGHRGGGGGHFSGGGRGGGGAHFSGGGRGGGGHARVPHGGRRR, encoded by the coding sequence ATGGCGTTGTGTTCTCTCGGTGACCCCAAACGCTGGGCAATCCTGGTGCTCGCTTCGACGTTTCTAACTGTCGGCAGCGGCGCACTTCACTCTCAGGAGCAAACTTCTCCGTCCGCGTCGACCGTGCCTACACCGACGTCCGCGCCAGCCTCTGCTACTGATGGGCTGAGCGACGAGGACATGCAGGTTCTGGTCGCGCGGATTGCCCTTTACCCGGACGAACTCGTCGCCCTCATAACCTCTGCCTCGCTCTATCCGTTGCAGATCGTCGAAGCGTCCCGATTTTTGGAGCAGGTCAAAGGAAACGCCGCGCTGAAGCCCAAGGACGACTGGGATGGCAGCGTCGTTTCGCTCCTGAATTATCCAGACGTCGTGAAGATGATGGGCGACGACCTCGACTGGACGCAGCAGCTTGGCGATGCGGTTGCCGACCAGCAAAAGGATCTCCTTATTGCCATCCAGACACTGCGCGACAAGGCGGTGGCTGACGGCATCATCAAGACGGACGACAAGGTGAAAGTCGTTCAGCAGAACGACAATGTGGTCATCCAGGCGGCCAATCCCGAGAAGATCTACGTGCCGCAGTATGAACCGCAGATGCTCTATGACGACGCATATGCTGCAGCCCCGATCGGCTACTACCCCGATCCCTATCCAAACTACTACTATCCCACAGCGACGTATTTCGCAGGCTTCGTGACCGGTGCGATTTTTGGGGCCGTGGTCGATTGGGACCGATGGGGGGTCTGGGGCGGTCGCTTCGACGGCAATGATATCGACATCGATTGCGACCACTGCTTCAACAGGTTCGATCGTAACGACAAGGTCAACTTCAACGATGTCGATTGGAAGAACGTCGATCGCAGCAAGATCAAGTTCGATCACAATCAGTTCGCCAACATCGACAAGACCAACATCCGCAACAGGTTGGAAGCGGGCGGCAACAACGATATCCGCACGAAGGCCAAGTCCGTCAAGGCGAAAGCGGCCGGGGCTGGCCATGCCAGGATAACGCCGTCCGCCATCAAGGACGTCAGAGCCAACAAGATCGCCGGCGGCGGTGCCGATCTGCGCGACCGGGTTGCCAATCGCCCCGCTGGCGACCGGCGAGGAGAGATAGGTGATCGCGGCGGCCGCGACATCGGACATCACGCTATGGCCGACAAGCTCGATGCTCGCCCGCACCGCCCGTCCGGCCTCGGTGAGGTCCGCTCGCGAAGCGCCGCCAACCTGCACTCACGCCGTGGCGGTGGTGCCATGGGTGGTGGACACCATGCCAGCCGTCCGGAGTTCGCGGGGCATCGAGGTGGAGGCGGTGGGCACTTCAGCGGCGGAGGCAGAGGTGGCGGGGGAGCCCACTTCAGCGGTGGTGGTCGCGGTGGCGGCGGTCATGCCCGTGTTCCCCATGGCGGACGTCGACGCTAA
- a CDS encoding glycosyltransferase family 4 protein translates to MKIAMIGSRGLGTSYGGIERVLDAVCPELVALGHDVDVFAATSATDSNLRGLKVVKVPSIAGKHTETISRSILSLALALGQYDIIHFHAIGPGILSAATRLFRQPTVVTIHGLDQRRDKWGPIAKSCLSMAENTIVRCADRITVVSEELRRYFVERHDVRTSFIPNGLPVVTPVPPGPLLKALGLAGRRYVFFASRLTPEKGCHDLIEAHKRVSEDATLVIAGKALQPDYEANLATLAGPNVLFVGHRSGADLQELYSNATLFVLPSYLEGMSMALLEAMAYDIPTIVSDIPENIRVVGNAAIRFQARDVSGLAGALAEALARPLDAAPVTPEWPTWSKVARSYSDVYDRVMARPLPAPGQLYERKLR, encoded by the coding sequence ATGAAGATTGCGATGATCGGCTCGAGAGGTCTCGGAACCTCATATGGTGGGATCGAACGCGTGCTCGATGCGGTTTGCCCGGAGCTAGTGGCACTCGGGCACGATGTCGACGTATTCGCGGCAACATCGGCGACGGACAGCAATCTCCGGGGCCTAAAGGTGGTCAAGGTCCCGAGTATCGCCGGCAAGCATACGGAGACCATTTCGCGAAGCATCTTATCCCTCGCCTTAGCTCTCGGCCAATACGACATCATCCACTTTCACGCCATCGGACCCGGTATCCTGTCGGCGGCGACACGCCTGTTCAGGCAGCCGACTGTCGTGACGATCCATGGTCTCGACCAACGTCGAGACAAATGGGGGCCGATCGCAAAGTCCTGTCTGTCGATGGCGGAGAACACCATCGTCCGCTGCGCAGATCGCATTACCGTCGTCTCGGAAGAACTTCGCAGATACTTCGTCGAACGGCACGATGTTCGAACCTCGTTCATCCCGAATGGCCTGCCGGTGGTGACCCCAGTGCCGCCAGGTCCACTCCTGAAGGCTTTGGGTCTCGCTGGCCGCCGATACGTCTTCTTCGCCAGCCGACTGACACCCGAGAAGGGGTGCCACGATCTTATCGAGGCGCATAAGCGCGTGAGCGAAGACGCGACGCTTGTTATCGCCGGCAAGGCACTTCAGCCTGATTACGAAGCCAATCTGGCAACGCTCGCCGGTCCCAATGTCCTTTTCGTTGGTCACCGCAGCGGCGCAGATCTGCAGGAACTGTACAGCAATGCCACACTGTTCGTTCTCCCCTCCTATCTCGAAGGAATGTCGATGGCCCTGCTGGAAGCAATGGCCTACGATATCCCGACAATTGTCAGCGACATTCCCGAGAATATCCGTGTGGTCGGAAACGCGGCCATACGCTTCCAAGCACGCGATGTGTCCGGTCTTGCGGGCGCTCTGGCCGAGGCACTGGCGCGTCCCCTCGACGCGGCTCCCGTCACGCCCGAATGGCCAACCTGGTCAAAAGTCGCGCGGAGCTACAGCGATGTCTACGATCGGGTCATGGCGCGACCATTGCCAGCACCGGGGCAGCTTTACGAAAGGAAGCTGCGTTGA
- a CDS encoding adenylate/guanylate cyclase domain-containing protein: MWRFLGKNGAQIAMREERNDTYDPRTRAWYRDAVRTNGQVSVGPYVTATTKSLSLTLAVPMSKDPRTVAGVDVMLETVSHLLNREAISEHARGYMFDSNGRLIVHSDQSVMASILETLSRGNPEGASALEAADPAVAPIRHLLQARSGREEEAGIVPFAVDGTHYVAQFSPVEFSGLLKGNTVVIAAPLNDLVGPTDRLLFRNLLTAAAFVAAGIVAAIVMARLISNSLFFLADEARRIGDLRFEERRLPHSWIAEINVLGRALEMARSTIATFSLYVPRELVRRIVSSGQSAVGLASRQEITVLFTDIKDFTTISELHSPEHVVELLSGYFELLNEIVEQHDGTIVQYLGDSIFGMWNAPTRDEHHVTKACRCVLAMKAAVDEMNAVNVQSGRPELATRFGVHTGQAVVGSVGANTRRQYTAMGDTVNVGSRLEGMNKEYGTSILASGAVREAARGVFEFRDLGRARAKGRTEEIEIFELVGLLIEERGQTE; the protein is encoded by the coding sequence ATGTGGCGATTCCTTGGGAAAAATGGTGCTCAAATTGCGATGCGCGAGGAACGCAACGATACTTATGACCCTCGGACGCGGGCATGGTACCGCGACGCAGTTCGAACAAACGGACAAGTTTCCGTCGGCCCATATGTCACGGCAACGACGAAATCATTGAGCCTTACGTTGGCTGTGCCGATGAGCAAGGATCCACGGACCGTTGCCGGCGTCGACGTCATGCTTGAGACGGTAAGCCACCTGCTCAACAGGGAAGCCATCTCCGAGCACGCGCGAGGCTACATGTTCGACAGTAATGGACGCCTTATCGTCCACTCGGACCAGTCGGTCATGGCAAGCATTCTGGAAACATTATCGCGAGGAAATCCCGAAGGTGCGTCCGCCTTGGAGGCGGCCGATCCTGCAGTTGCGCCTATACGCCATCTGCTGCAGGCACGCAGCGGCCGTGAAGAAGAGGCGGGCATCGTACCTTTCGCGGTCGATGGAACTCACTATGTTGCGCAGTTTTCTCCCGTCGAATTCTCCGGCCTGCTGAAAGGCAATACGGTTGTCATCGCAGCACCGCTTAACGATCTCGTCGGGCCCACGGATAGGCTCCTGTTCAGGAACCTTCTGACAGCCGCCGCTTTCGTGGCCGCTGGTATTGTTGCCGCGATCGTGATGGCGAGGCTGATCAGCAATTCCCTCTTCTTCCTGGCGGACGAGGCTCGCCGCATTGGCGATCTGCGCTTTGAGGAGCGACGGCTGCCACATTCCTGGATTGCGGAGATAAACGTCCTTGGACGTGCTCTCGAGATGGCGCGCAGCACGATCGCGACATTCTCTCTCTACGTGCCGCGGGAATTGGTCCGAAGGATCGTCTCTTCGGGACAGTCAGCCGTCGGATTGGCAAGCCGCCAGGAAATTACGGTACTTTTCACCGACATCAAGGACTTCACGACCATTTCCGAACTCCACTCGCCGGAGCACGTTGTTGAATTGTTGTCGGGATATTTCGAGCTTCTCAACGAAATCGTGGAACAGCATGACGGAACGATAGTCCAGTATCTGGGGGATTCCATTTTCGGCATGTGGAACGCACCGACGCGCGACGAGCATCATGTGACAAAAGCCTGCCGGTGTGTTCTGGCTATGAAGGCGGCGGTCGACGAGATGAATGCCGTCAATGTGCAATCGGGTCGACCCGAGCTCGCAACGCGGTTCGGTGTTCATACCGGACAGGCGGTTGTCGGAAGTGTGGGGGCAAACACAAGACGTCAGTACACAGCCATGGGTGACACAGTCAACGTGGGGTCCCGGCTCGAAGGAATGAACAAGGAATACGGAACATCCATTCTTGCAAGTGGTGCAGTCAGAGAAGCGGCCCGTGGAGTGTTCGAGTTTCGAGACCTGGGACGCGCTCGTGCCAAGGGTCGTACTGAAGAAATTGAAATATTTGAGTTGGTTGGCCTATTAATAGAAGAACGTGGACAAACTGAGTAA